The Candidatus Margulisiibacteriota bacterium DNA window ATACACTTGCCACTGGTGACTCCTTTCCCGTGTGTGATGACACGGCTTCTTAAGATCTGCTTGAGCTTTCTATAGTATATCTCGCTGATATATCCGATCTTAATTAACTGAGGGGGGTCACCATGTCCATAGAACTTTCTAAGCCCCGGATCAACTAATGAAATTTCCTCAATTATTTAACGATAATTATATACGAGCGAAAAAATATACTTTAGGGGGCCATTCAAAATGCGAACACCAGGACCGACAAGTGTCAGACAAGGTTTGCACTGTAACGCTGGTCAACCACCAAAAACAACATTTGTCAGACAGTTTATTGGTGCTCACCCTTCTCTTGTTCTCCCACAAACCGGCAATCGGAGTCAAGTCTTCGCCGCCCTGCTAAATCATGGCGGCAGTTCATCAGAACGAAATAAAGATCTTTTGGCTGTATTAGAAAAAATGGGGCTCCAGCATCCTATTATGCAGAGCGATTCCGCTGTTTTGGGACATTTAGGAAAACTCCGGGGAAATGCTCCAGAGATATATTCACCTGTTTATCACTCGCTGTTAATATTAACTTCAATTGTAAATCAATCTGAAGAAATTGCCGTTTCCCTCTCTCGAATAAATTTAAAGATCTTTCCCTCCTATTCAAAAAAGTTAGGCACCGTCTGGGGGCTCCCAACTGTTTCCGGCGGGTTAGGCGTCCGATACAGCGAAGACCCATCGGCGGCCGCCAGGTTGAAATACGGCAGTATCCTTCCCAACCAGATGATCACCCTCCCCCCGGGAGAGCGAGTCGCGACTTGTTTTGAATTCAGCGTACTGTTAATTTCTCTGCTCCGCGCCGCCGGCCTCACCGCTGAATTCAACATGGTAGAGAACGAGTCTCACGCTAATGTCGTCGTTACCATCAGAAACGATTATACCGGCCGCGATCAGTATTATTTATTGGATGCCGCCAGACATTCCTTCGCGGAAATACCAGAAAGGCCAGGCACCATTGTTGACGACGCTACTGTCTATATGAAAAGCTGCACCAACCGGATTTTTTGGCGCGTCCAGCAGGACGCGATCGGCCTGGGACATGCCGAATGGTGCCAGGAGCTTAACGACTGCGTCGCTGGCGCCGCGCTGGCTGGACAAAATCAAAGCCAGAGAACCTTCAACGCCCTGGGGCTCGCCAAACTAAAAATCGGCAATAAGCAAGGGACTATCCCATTCACCGAACGTGAAATCAACGCCGCGGCGTTTGCCGTCGAGCGGGCCGCTCAACCTGAGTTAGACAAATACTTTACCAGTCAGGGGCTCGGGCCAAACCCTTCACCTTCCCAGATTGCCGCCGCTTTTAATCTATTACTCGACAGCGCTGACTCATCATCGTCTGGCCTCAAGCTTGACCGGAGCAATCCCAAAAATGGAGTCACGCCCAATAATCGTCTAATTATTAAAATTAAATTGGCGGAGCTCTTCCCGCAAACATTAACCAGCGGCCGCTCTTTCCTGAACAACCTGGAAAACGCCGTCGCCTGTTTCAAGGTGGCAATCACGCTGGACCCACAATACCGGACCGCCCGCTATAATCTGGCAAAAGCTCTTTTGGATCTGCGACAATACGGCGACGCCGAAGTTGTTATTCACCAGGCCCTTAATGTCTTTCAAAACGATCGTTACCTCCTCTGTCTGGCGGGGGAAGCGGCTGGCCACCTGGGAGACATCAACAACATGGAGCGGTATTATAAAAAAGCGCTGCTGCTCGACCACAATTACGTCATTGAAACGATCGCTGAACGGAACCCAGATGAGAGCCGTCGGGGATACTTTATATGGCAGGTTCTAGGTCTAGCCTGGAGTAAAGGCAAAGATTATGAGTCAGCCGCCACCTGCTTCCAGCACGCGCTGGCAATCAATCCTCACGACTCGACATCCGCTTTTGAACTCTCCTACGTGCGGCTGAAAATGGGGCATTTGCTGGGTGCGCTCGCCTCTTTCTTTCAGGGGATGCGTTCCCTGCTTAACCCAAACAGCCGCTTAATCGCCATTGATCCATTGGAAAACGTAGATGCCGCTGATCAGTAGACTTAGCTCAATTCTCCCGCTTCGCTGGGGAACCGTCGTCTCGGCTGATAAGCCAGGGGGGGCCAAGGCTTTGTTCTTTCGTGGCATCAAAGGTGAACATCGACCGCTTATTCCGACCGAGGGAAATGACCGTCTCTTTTTTCTCGCGCCTCGGCAAGAAGTCATGAGACTGCTTGAGGGATACAAAGCAATCGACGAAGGATCAACCAACGGAGCAAACTCCTTGCCTCCCTCCCTACGCCGGGAAGTTTTTTTAGGGATAGCGGCTGATTTCGCGGCTTTATTAAATAGCGGGTTAGCTTTTTTAATAGAAAGAAGCCCAGCTGGCACCAGGGAAAAAACAATCCGCCGGGAAACATCAGGCACTTACTTTTTTTCAACAAATGAGAATCTGACCTTTATTGATGACCACATTCCCCCGGTGAGTCCTTTGGAAATGATTTTTCCGGCTGTCGGCCCGCGACCGGATTATTTTCCGCCGAAAAAATAGCGCAGGTTAAGGTCTCTGGCCGCTTTCGCTTCATCCAGCCTTCTTACCGGCGTGGTTTGAGGCGCATTTTTCACCAGCTCCGGCGTTGTTTCGCACTCTTTGGCAATGGCGATCATCGCGTCACAAAATTCGTCCAGGGTCGCTTTTGATTCCGACTCGGTCGGCTCGATCATCAGAGACTCTTCCACGATCAGCGGGAAATAGATCGTCGGCGGATGAAACCCGTAGTCGATCAATCTTTTGGCGATATCGAGCGCTTTGACCCCGTATTTTTCTTTTTGCCACTTGGCCGACAGGACAAATTCATGCTGACAGGGTCGGTCGTAAGGAAGCCAATAATGTTCTTTGAGCCGGTTCATCATGTAATTGGCGTTCTCAACCGCCTTTTCAGAAACTTTTTTTAACCCTGCTCCGCCTAAGGAGCGGATATAAGCATATGCTTTAATAATAACGTTTATATTGCCATGAAAAGGATGGACCCGGCCGATCGATTTCGGAGAAACGTCAGAAGAAAACTTGTATTTCTTCCCTTTTTTAACTATCCGCGGCGTCGGAAGAAACGGGACCAGTTTTTTGTTGACCCCTACCGGCCCGGCCCCCGGCCCACCACCGCCGTGCGGTGCAGAAAAAGTCTTGTGTAAGTTGAAATGAGCAACATCAAAACCCAGGTCAGCCGGACGGCAGATCCCAAGATTGGCATTGGCATTTGCTCCGTCGTAGTAAAGTAGCCC harbors:
- a CDS encoding tetratricopeptide repeat protein; protein product: MAVLEKMGLQHPIMQSDSAVLGHLGKLRGNAPEIYSPVYHSLLILTSIVNQSEEIAVSLSRINLKIFPSYSKKLGTVWGLPTVSGGLGVRYSEDPSAAARLKYGSILPNQMITLPPGERVATCFEFSVLLISLLRAAGLTAEFNMVENESHANVVVTIRNDYTGRDQYYLLDAARHSFAEIPERPGTIVDDATVYMKSCTNRIFWRVQQDAIGLGHAEWCQELNDCVAGAALAGQNQSQRTFNALGLAKLKIGNKQGTIPFTEREINAAAFAVERAAQPELDKYFTSQGLGPNPSPSQIAAAFNLLLDSADSSSSGLKLDRSNPKNGVTPNNRLIIKIKLAELFPQTLTSGRSFLNNLENAVACFKVAITLDPQYRTARYNLAKALLDLRQYGDAEVVIHQALNVFQNDRYLLCLAGEAAGHLGDINNMERYYKKALLLDHNYVIETIAERNPDESRRGYFIWQVLGLAWSKGKDYESAATCFQHALAINPHDSTSAFELSYVRLKMGHLLGALASFFQGMRSLLNPNSRLIAIDPLENVDAADQ
- the gcvPB gene encoding aminomethyl-transferring glycine dehydrogenase subunit GcvPB, with protein sequence MNREKLIFEKSSPGAIGCSLPELDVPEVELEKLIPPELIRGDLDLPELTELDVVRHFTRLSRMNFSVDTQFYPLGSCTMKYNPKVNEDVASLPGFTELHPLQEEKDIQGMLELLYNFEQYLCAIFGYNAFTLQPAAGAHGELTALMMIKEYHRDKGEKERRKVIIPDSSHGTNPASVAIVGYEPVVIKSNERGNIDVAAVKAALGPDTAALMLTNPNTLGLFDEHILEVAELVHKAGGLLYYDGANANANLGICRPADLGFDVAHFNLHKTFSAPHGGGGPGAGPVGVNKKLVPFLPTPRIVKKGKKYKFSSDVSPKSIGRVHPFHGNINVIIKAYAYIRSLGGAGLKKVSEKAVENANYMMNRLKEHYWLPYDRPCQHEFVLSAKWQKEKYGVKALDIAKRLIDYGFHPPTIYFPLIVEESLMIEPTESESKATLDEFCDAMIAIAKECETTPELVKNAPQTTPVRRLDEAKAARDLNLRYFFGGK